The proteins below come from a single Triticum aestivum cultivar Chinese Spring chromosome 5D, IWGSC CS RefSeq v2.1, whole genome shotgun sequence genomic window:
- the LOC123124737 gene encoding protein ROLLING AND ERECT LEAF 2 — translation MGTTASKQDCSTALQLCKGRLKHIEQAIDARYALSAAHLSYEQSLRNVGVALRQFVESQHEGDPEKSPCSSSALPSPLPPADNSKISPLKVPRHSDISRLRSEVSPSLTVTVDPSGGDASFIRKGQPIPTSVSPPLSPEFCPPWDFFEPNDMSENVATHVSENCEATLDDFGHVDGRDQASSSQISEVQEQFGTHGCKDLDDNFDHLKLNRNDCSEIEIVDTDLPNDSSLHKGPDQVQRQNVEGQNPTRITDNRKNEAHSVDKVNVPKISTEREEEKGSSITSVSKDFLSDVKELERQFARAAESCHGVSRMLETRKIRLSFSTKITGKPSCALSLSASLLCCNAGNVASHESEQHVTKVIAWNRSLSSRSSSSKNPLFSAQKDDDPPESISDFVEEFCMISGSHASSLDRLYAWEIKIYHELKNIESIEQIYDKKCAQLSHLCARDADARQVDKTRFTIKGLYSRLVVGTEVLYSISKTIEKLRDEELQPQLLELLQGQTRMWRVLEEVHQMQQKITSPTDAKLPAMSPPSESRGHALMNLITELGVFYSSLAGWVDGYKNYVSGLHSWLQNCVVQPRDPSGGGNLTLSPRQHLAPPLFVLLGDLSAGMSSLPSEESCDSIKNLAADLKKMYRRQAAEQKKAAKKRSSDTGAEGDKSSETEPEMATLQGGLTAMFDRLSKLSGAMASLAENVKREAEIAREAYAIGRRTE, via the exons ATGGGTACAACTGCCTCCAAGCAAGACTGCAGCACCGCATTGCAGCTCTGCAAGGGTCGTCTGAAACACATTGAACAGGCAATCGATGCAAGGTATGCCCTTTCGGCTGCTCATCTGTCGTACGAGCAGTCTCTGCGCAATGTCGGCGTTGCTTTGAGGCAGTTTGTGGAGTCACAGCATGAGGGTGATCCGGAAAAGTCCCCTTGCTCTTCGTCTGCTTTACCATCCCCATTGCCACCTGCAGACAATTCTAAAATTTCACCACTGAAAGTGCCCCGCCATTCTGATATTAGTCGCTTGAGGTCAGAAGTAAGCCCATCCTTGACAGTGACAGTCGACCCAAGTGGTGGTGATGCTAGTTTTATCAGAAAAGGGCAGCCCATCCCGACTTCGGTTTCACCACCGTTGTCTCCGGAATTTTGCCCCCCATGGGATTTCTTTGAAccaaatgatatgagtgaaaatGTTGCCACCCATGTCTCAGAGAACTGCGAGGCAACTTTGGATGATTTTGGCCATGTCGATGGGAGGGATCAAGCTTCCTCTAGTCAAATATCTGAGGTGCAAGAACAGTTCGGAACACATGGATGTAAAGACCTTGATGACAATTTTGACCATCTTAAGTTGAATCGCAATGACTGTAGTGAAATTGAGATTGTTGATACAGACTTACCAAATGACTCAAGCTTACACAAAGGACCTGATCAAGTGCAGAGACAGAATGTGGAGGGGCAGAATCCTACACGTATTACTGACAATAGAAAAAACGAAGCCCACTCTGTAGACAAGGTTAATGTACCAAAAATATCTACTGAAAGGGAAGAAGAAAAGGGCAGTTCCATCACCAGCGTATCAAAAGATTTTCTGTCTGATGTTAAAGAACTCGAGCGCCAATTTGCTCGGGCAGCTGAGTCTTGCCATGGGGTCTCAAGGATGCTTGAGACAAGGAAGATTCGACTAAGCTTTTCTACCAAGATAACAG GGAAACCGTCGTGTGCACTTTCTCTGTCAGCATCCTTGCTCTGCTGCAATGCTGGAAATGTAGCTTCCCATG AATCAGAGCAGCATGTCACAAAAGTGATCGCTTGGAATCGCTCACTTTCATCACGATCTTCATCATCTAAGAATCCACTATTTTCTGCTCAAAAGGATGATGACCCTCCAGAAAGCATTAGCGATTTTGTTGAAGAGTTTTGTATGATTTCAGGAAGTCATGCATCCTCTTTAGATAGACTCTATGCTTGGgaaataaagatttatcatgagtTAAAG AATATTGAATCAATCGAGCAGATATACGACAAAAAATGTGCTCAGCTAAGCCATCTATGTGCAAGGGATGCAGATGCCAGGCAAGTTGACAAAACTCGGTTTACTATCAAAGGGTTGTATTCGCGACTCGTGGTAGGAACTGAAGTGCTATACTCAATTTCAAAAACAATTGAGAAGTTGCGAGATGAAGAGTTGCAGCCCCAACTTCTTGAATTACTACAAGG GCAGACGCGCATGTGGAGGGTGCTGGAGGAAGTTCACCAAATGCAGCAGAAAATTACCTCTCCAACAGATGCAAAGCTCCCAGCAATGTCTCCTCCAAGCGAGTCCCGCGGACATGCCTTGATGAACCTCATCACTGAACTGGGAGTCTTCTACTCCAGTTTGGCAGGCTGGGTTGATGGTTACAAAAACTATGTGAGTGGTCTGCACTCCTGGCTACAGAACTGTGTGGTGCAACCACGAGACCCGTCAGGGGGAGGAAACCTGACCCTCTCGCCTCGCCAACACCTTGCACCGCCCCTATTTGTTCTCTTGGGGGATTTGTCCGCAGGAATGTCATCGCTCCCGTCTGAAGAATCATGTGACTCCATCAAGAACCTTGCAGCAGATCTCAAGAAAATGTACAGGCGCCAGGCAGCAGAACAGAAGAAGGCAGCGAAGAAGAGATCTTCAGACACTGGGGCAGAGGGTGACAAATCGTCAGAGACTGAACCAGAGATGGCAACCCTGCAGGGCGGTCTGACCGCAATGTTCGATCGACTCTCTAAGCTCTCAGGTGCCATGGCCAGCCTGGCTGAAAATGTGAAACGGGAGGCGGAAATCGCCCGGGAGGCGTACGCCATCGGTCGCCGCACAGAGTAA